Proteins from a genomic interval of Rosa chinensis cultivar Old Blush chromosome 2, RchiOBHm-V2, whole genome shotgun sequence:
- the LOC112190059 gene encoding G-type lectin S-receptor-like serine/threonine-protein kinase LECRK4, with product MASSSVLVIFLLSTVLIISIMPNVKAQRNHSKSNLISLGSSLSPHVNNLSISSWLSSSGRFAFGFYPQGNGFAVGIQLLNPPQNTVVWTANRDDPPVSPNSTLKLTRDGILLQSEGGQEIRITNGLSLLETSAISNASTAAAAMLDSGNFVLYNETFFVIWKSFLSPTDTILAGQDLQMSMGLVSSASVADHSSGRFSLEMRNDGNLAAYPPNSSSAYWSVMMTTSYPIMTTSYRLSLNLSGFLVLNGQRGQYISLSTPTTQVLANRSDHPPQDNQTTIYRATLDVDGNFRLYLHNFPMSGSSEGAVMAIWSALQHPCDVQGICGFNSYCEVVMQKKAAEVLCKCYPGFVYNNASQKSLGCYHNFSVEGCTGNEEPRLRYKVEALDNTSWNNHPYLVTPIRNKEGCSDSCLGDCNCWAVLYTDGNCRKYKLPLLYGKKNSSISSKGFIKVILSGNMDSMPNNFPDLRKSPTVAESKNNSLILILAISLGSIAFLCSVFAISSFTIYKHRVHRYEKLLKQWSLALTDQEYFTLQSFSYAELERATDGFKEEIGRGTFGAVYKGILSGGSSNKTVAVKRLEKVVDEGVREFIAEITTIGRTHHRNLIQLLGFCIEGSRKLLVYEYMSNGSLADLIFKAKSVHSSWKERVRLVFDVAKGVLYLHDECSVHIIHSNLKPQNVLLDHTWTAKISDFGLARLVPNETKINSTGGGGGGGGAETVEQVRRSYLAPEWQKNALISVKADIYSFGIVLLEIVCCRRNIEVNVSTPDEIILSSWVSKCFAAGQLDKLVEEDENVDLKTLERMVKVGLWCVQDDPALRPFMKNVILMLEGTMDIPVPPNPELPSLV from the coding sequence atggcttcttcttctgtaCTGGTTATATTCTTACTCAGTACTGTTTTGATTATCTCGATCATGCCCAATGTAAAAGCTCAAAGAAACCACTCCAAATCCAATTTAATCAGCCTGGGCTCCTCTCTATCACCCCATGTTAATAACCTCAGTATTTCTTCATGGCTGTCATCTTCTGGCCGTTTCGCCTTCGGTTTCTACCCACAAGGAAACGGCTTTGCTGTTGGTATACAGCTTCTTAATCCACCACAAAACACAGTTGTGTGGACTGCAAATCGAGATGACCCCCCTGTCTCCCCAAACTCTACACTGAAACTAACAAGAGACGGTATCTTGCTTCAGTCAGAGGGAGGCCAAGAAATACGTATTACTAATGGCTTAAGTTTACTGGAAACTAGTGCGATATCAAATGCATCAACTGCAGCTGCAGCTATGCTTGATTCCGGAAACTTTGTGCTGTATAATGAGACTTTTTTTGTCATATGGAAGAGCTTTCTTTCCCCAACTGATACAATACTGGCAGGACAAGATTTGCAGATGTCCATGGGTCTGGTATCTAGTGCATCTGTCGCAGACCACTCCAGCGGGCGATTTTCCCTGGAGATGCGGAATGATGGAAACCTTGCAGCCTACCCGCCAAACAGTTCTTCTGCTTATTGGTCTGTTATGATGACCACTAGTTACCCTATTATGACCACTAGTTACCGACTTAGTCTCAACCTATCAGGCTTTCTCGTTTTGAATGGCCAGAGAGGCCAATACATCAGTCTGAGTACTCCGACCACTCAGGTCTTGGCAAACAGATCGGACCATCCGCCACAAGACAATCAAACCACAATCTACCGAGCAACACTTGATGTCGATGGGAATTTCAGATTGTACTTGCATAACTTTCCGATGTCCGGTAGTTCAGAGGGAGCTGTAATGGCTATTTGGTCAGCTTTGCAACATCCATGCGACGTCCAAGGCATTTGTGGCTTCAACAGTTATTGTGAAGTAGTCATGCAAAAGAAAGCAGCTGAAGTTTTGTGCAAATGTTACCCTGGATTTGTTTACAACAACGCCAGTCAGAAGTCTCTGGGGTGCTATCATAATTTCAGTGTAGAGGGCTGCACCGGAAATGAAGAGCCACGGCTGCGGTACAAGGTAGAGGCCTTGGACAATACATCGTGGAATAATCATCCTTATTTAGTGACACCTATTAGAAACAAGGAAGGTTGCAGCGATTCTTGCCTGGGAGACTGCAATTGTTGGGCTGTGCTATATACAGATGGTAACTGCAGAAAATACAAGCTTCCACTTTTATATggcaaaaaaaattcaagtataTCCTCTAaaggtttcatcaaagtgaTTCTATCGGGAAACATGGACAGTATGCCAAATAATTTTCCCGACCTACGCAAAAGTCCGACGGTAGCTGAAAGCAAGAATAATAGTCTAATTCTAATTCTTGCTATCAGTTTGGGTTCCATTGCATTCTTGTGTTCTGTCTTTGCCATCTCGAGTTTCACCATATACAAGCACCGAGTTCATAGGTACGAGAAGCTCTTGAAACAATGGAGTTTGGCATTAACTGATCAAGAGTACTTCACTTTACAATCGTTTTCTTATGCTGAGCTCGAAAGAGCAACAGATGGCTTCAAGGAAGAGATAGGAAGGGGTACTTTCGGAGCTGTTTATAAAGGAATTCTATCCGGGGGCAGCTCTAACAAAACTGTTGCTGTTAAAAGACTGGAGAAAGTGGTTGATGAAGGAGTAAGGGAATTTATAGCTGAAATTACCACCATTGGACGAACTCACCACAGAAACTTAATTCAGTTGCTTGGTTTCTGTATTGAGGGTTCTCGGAAGCTTCTTGTTTATGAATACATGAGCAACGGCTCACTTGCGGATCTTATCTTTAAGGCCAAAAGTGTGCACTCATCTTGGAAAGAAAGGGTAAGACTTGTATTTGATGTGGCTAAAGGGGTCCTCTATTTACATGACGAATGCAGTGTCCATATCATTCATTCCAATTTGAAACCCCAAAACGTACTCTTGGATCATACTTGGACGGCTAAGATATCTGATTTCGGTTTGGCCAGGCTGGTGCCAAATGAAACAAAAATCAACTCtactggaggaggaggaggaggaggaggagcggaAACAGTCGAACAGGTGAGAAGAAGTTACTTGGCGCCTGAATGGCAGAAGAATGCTCTCATATCTGTAAAAGCTGATATCTACAGTTTTGGTATTGTGCTTTTAGAGATTGTATGTTGTAGAAGAAACATAGAAGTAAATGTTTCAACGCCAGATGAGATTATTCTTTCGAGTTGGGTCAGTAAATGCTTTGCTGCTGGACAATTAGATAAGCTTGTGGAGGAAGATGAAAATGTAGATTTGAAGACCCTAGAAAGAATGGTGAAAGTGGGGTTGTGGTGCGTTCAAGATGATCCAGCTTTGCGTCCTTTCATGAAGAATGTAATCTTGATGTTGGAAGGGACAATGGACATACCAGTTCCACCAAATCCAGAGCTTCCCTCTCTTGTTTGA
- the LOC112190112 gene encoding G-type lectin S-receptor-like serine/threonine-protein kinase LECRK3, with the protein MASIASIGIAILLFSLYSLCEGAQQNNDSRHIRLGSSLSPETHPSSWPSASGQFEFGFYQQGSGFAVGIWLVGVDQNTTVWTANRDDPPLLPSQNNTVKLQLATDGKLVLSSDQGHKKVVIASATNGSVSSASMLDSGNFVLYDETYKVIWESFNHPTDTILGNQTLPAGGQLVSSLSDADRSTGHFHLNMQPDGNLVLYPANSENSPVDAYYASGTNGLLNLHLYLDSTDGSLALINTNSSEVYRVISSGNDDLANNTVYRATVGINGVLRAYSHQMDPKTGKLQAPVIMWYQPNNPCDVKGVCGLNSYCTLNDDQPDCLCLPGSDYADLNRRTMGCLRNNPEPACVAGGKENTTFYDILTMENLVLVDPPDFEARMTMEECKSSCLEDCNCGAALFEQTNCMKQKPPLRYVRRDMQKSNTAFFKVSKLRRSPESKNNGTETKEPFPTNPTTGVIVQILVLTLGLILYSCVSLAISGFYIFKIRILRYKRLTEINGNLGLADEELTMRVFSYNELKRATNGFKQELGKGSFGAVYKGALNRGKKLIAVKRLEKLVEEGEREFRAEMQAIGRTHHKNLVRLLGYSAEDSKRLLVYEYMSNGSLADLLFKAELHPAWDERVRIAVDVARGLLYLHQECKSPIIHCDIKPQNILMDDFWNAKIADFGLAKLLMPDQTRTFTGIRGTRGYLAPEWQKNTPISVKADIYSFGIVLLELVCCRRNLDISVRAEEIVLSTWVYKCFVSKELHKLIVGGEEVNKKSLENMVKVGLWCIQDEPVLRPSMKSVVLMLQGITDISIPPCPTTASM; encoded by the coding sequence ATGGCTTCCATTGCTTCCATTGGCATTGCTATCCTTCTCTTCTCACTATATTCTCTATGTGAAGGAGCTCAACAAAACAACGATTCTAGGCACATACGCCTGGGATCTTCACTCTCTCCAGAAACTCACCCCAGCTCATGGCCTTCTGCCTCTGGCCAGTTCGAATTCGGCTTTTATCAGCAAGGAAGTGGTTTCGCTGTTGGAATTTGGTTGGTGGGAGTAGACCAAAACACAACTGTATGGACAGCAAACCGTGATGATCCCCCACTGCTGCCCTCACAAAATAATACAGTGAAGCTGCAGTTAGCCACTGATGGCAAGCTTGTTCTAAGTAGTGACCAAGGTCATAAAAAAGTAGTCATCGCAAGTGCAACAAACGGTTCTGTTTCCTCTGCCTCCATGCTTGATTCTGGAAACTTCGTTCTTTACGACGAAACCTATAAAGTGATCTGGGAGAGTTTCAATCATCCTACTGATACTATCCTGGGTAATCAGACTCTGCCGGCTGGGGGTCAATTAGTCTCCAGTTTGTCCGATGCTGACCGCTCAACAGGACATTTTCATCTCAACATGCAGCCTGACGGAAACCTTGTTCTGTACCCAGCAAACTCTGAAAACTCTCCGGTAGATGCCTACTATGCTTCAGGTACTAATGGACTCTTGAACCTTCACCTCTATCTTGACAGTACAGATGGCAGTCTTGCTCTAATCAACACCAACAGCTCGGAAGTTTACAGAGTCATCAGTAGCGGTAATGATGATCTAGCCAATAACACTGTATATCGGGCAACTGTTGGCATAAACGGAGTATTAAGGGCGTAttctcatcagatggatcctaagACAGGCAAACTTCAAGCACCTGTTATAATGTGGTACCAACCAAATAATCCTTGCGATGTTAAAGGCGTGTGTGGCCTTAACAGCTATTGCACACTCAATGATGACCAGCCAGACTGTCTTTGCCTTCCTGGATCAGATTACGCTGACCTCAACCGCAGGACTATGGGTTGCTTGAGAAACAATCCAGAACCGGCGTGTGTAGCTGGCGGGAAAGAGAATACAACCTTTTATGACATACTCACcatggaaaatttggtcttggTAGATCCTCCAGACTTTGAAGCCAGAATGACCATGGAAGAATGCAAGAGCTCTTGTCTAGAGGACTGCAATTGTGGAGCAGCTCTGTTCGAGCAGACAAATTGTATGAAACAGAAGCCACCACTCAGATATGTGAGAAGAGATATGCAGAAATCCAACACTGCTTTCTTCAAGGTAAGCAAGTTAAGAAGAAGTCCTGAAAGCAAAAATAATGGAACTGAAACTAAAGAACCATTTCCGACGAATCCCACTACGGGCGTCATTGTGCAAATTCTTGTTTTAACCTTGGGTCTCATCCTCTACTCATGTGTGTCGCTTGCAATATCTGGATTTTACATTTTCAAAATTCGAATTCTGAGGTACAAAAGGCTGACAGAGATTAATGGGAATCTGGGGCTGGCTGATGAGGAACTCACTATGAGAGTTTTTTCATACAACGAGCTGAAAAGGGCTACAAATGGTTTCAAGCAAGAATTGGGGAAGGGATCCTTTGGAGCAGTTTACAAAGGGGCTCTAAATAGAGGGAAAAAACTCATTGCAGTGAAAAGActagagaagttggtggaagaAGGTGAGAGGGAGTTTCGAGCGGAGATGCAAGCAATTGGAAGAACTCATCACAAGAACTTAGTTCGATTGCTGGGTTACTCTGCTGAGGACTCGAAAAGGCTCCTGGTCTATGAATATATGAGCAATGGCTCCCTTGCAGATCTTCTTTTCAAGGCAGAATTGCATCCAGCTTGGGATGAAAGAGTAAGAATTGCAGTTGATGTCGCAAGAGGTCTTCTCTATCTACATCAAGAGTGCAAGTCCCCTATCATTCATTGCGACATAAAGCCTCAAAACATTCTGATGGATGATTTTTGGAATGCAAAAATCGCTGATTTTGGACTTGCAAAACTGCTAATGCCGGATCAAACAAGGACCTTCACAGGGATAAGAGGGACAAGAGGGTATTTGGCACCAGAATGGCAAAAGAACACTCCAATCTCAGTGAAGGCAGATATCTACAGTTTTGGTATAGTGCTTCTTGAACTTGTGTGTTGCAGGAGGAACTTGGACATCAGTGTTCGAGCAGAGGAGATAGTTCTTTCTACTTGGGTTTATAAGTGCTTTGTCAGTAAAGAGCTGCATAAGCTTATTGTGGGTGGCGAAGAAGTGAACAAGAAGAGCTTGGAGAATATGGTTAAGGTGGGATTATGGTGTATACAAGATGAACCAGTTCTGCGTCCATCAATGAAGTCTGTAGTATTGATGTTACAAGGCATTACTGATATATCTATCCCTCCATGTCCAACCACTGCTTCTATGTGA